A segment of the Lolium perenne isolate Kyuss_39 chromosome 3, Kyuss_2.0, whole genome shotgun sequence genome:
ACTAGTGGCAGCGCCTTCCTCCACACTGCGTATTGCCACCTACTTTCCTACACACTATCAGTCAGTCAGTCATCGCAGAGACAAGTGACAGACCTCCACACCCAACTGCCTGCGCTACCCTCTTCACCGGTTGAAAAAAAGGCTAATCTGCCCTTGTGTCATCTGGGCACATTCCGACACGAAATGGctcttgcaaaacaaaacagaactTTGGGTTCTAGATGTCCCCTAAGCAAAAATTTGGCCACAGGGGTCACACCTTCCTTTTATAGGATTCCACTTCTCTAACTGGCCTTATAAGAAGGTGATgctttagagcatccccactcgtctccccgacttgGCCTCCGAGTGCCGTTTTTCTCATCCGGAAGGCGaatttcggcccagtcgcgcccccgattTCTCGTTTttctccggatttgggcctaaatacatccggcgagcccacgccatccctggtcccccgaggcgcgctcagagcatctccagtcgcgtcccccaaagcgtcccccaaagggatttgggggccAAAAAAACGTCCCAGTCGCGTGCCCCAAAGGCCGCTTCGGTCCGGACGTGCTCCAAATGTTGTCCGGCGTCCCTAGCCCATCCCCTGTgtatagagtctctaccggggacgccggacacaactttTACACTTACTTTTTGTTTGGAGGTCGCTTTTGGGGGACGTGGCTAGAAAAGGGACCTTCTCCAAACGAAAATTTTGTCCGGATGTCCCCCAAACGACTAATCCGGCGCTTTGCCCGGAcatcgtttgggggacgcgactggagatgctctcagggactccggacgaagcgaaagcgcgcgaaacgccgaGATTTCTCTGCCGCGCTTTCGCTTCGGCTTCCGCGCGAGAGATGGACCCGACCGGTCAGCGAcagacgcatcgtcttccgcgcggagtaaaggctgccgccggtcagctcgccgtgGACGCGTAGCATCCACGCGGCATTAAATCACCGGCTCCAGCCCCGCCTAAATACCCCGCTCGCCGTGACGCGTCACaccattcctcttcctctttttGCCGTCTATGTAGTAAATATATTAAAGTTAGTCTAAATTCAATCATTTTTTGCCGTactttgtcaagtttccgtttttcaaatttagatcGGCGTCTTCGGCTGagatcgcggctgggaaactagtcctccccacgccaaatttacatccaatccggacgtaaatttcccccggatttcggcgtggggagggcaaacgagtggagatgctcttaactcttgggtgcatatgatgttttttatttttacatctttcatatattttgaaatgtcaaaaaattgaaacaaaaaaattAGGTGCACATCTTCGCAAGCTACATGTGCACAAAGTCTTTCCATAAAAGATCGTTTGAGCTATGCAGAAAGATAAATTTTGGTGCTACAAATAAGGTTTTTTGCGAGATATGTTTTATCTTTTTACATCAAACACAATAAAATATCGGTTTTTTTGCGAAACTACACGGGCGCACTTAGATTGTTGACATGTACATACGAATATTTTTGTTGGAATTTTTCGACAATTAATAATATGTTTTTTAGTACAGGGAACCTAtgtacccgggagccgaattaaaTTTCAAACCATATAATAGACTCCAAAAATAAGACAACTAAGCTTTTTTCTCACACTTCCCAAGAAAATATCTGAATCGGACCCTTTCTAAAACCTTCAACCATTTAGAACACCCTTGCCATCCCACAAATTGAACTGACTTATTTGGTCCactcattttttttgtttatatGCTCTCATTTTCTAGGTTAAAAAGGGATAACATAACTCATTTGGTGTGGCTGGACTAAAATGTCTGGCCAACTCAATTGTCATGTTGTGTAATTTAGGTAAGACGTGCAAATGACACGACTATAAAAGGGACACAAGAGGCCGTGGGAGCGCCCCGATGAAGGAGATCCAGGTGCGGCGGCCAGACACCATGGCCGGCGTGGAGGCGAGCTCACAATATGAGGGTCGCCTGATGGAGGGGGTCCAGACATGCGACGGGGCTGGGCAGTGGCTTGGTCTTGGAGACTTTTTCTAGGTTTTTAGACATTTAATTTTATTAATTGAGTCAATCTATGGGTCCCAATCCATCTTAGGATATTTCTGCCACCCTGTCAATTCATGTTCAACTCTTGCTTATAGTCCGTTACGAAAAAAATCGAAAAATGTGTCTTTTTTTCTGCCACAGTTGTAAAGATATGGTTTTCGTAAATTCCAGTTTTAAGATGGTTGTTTTTTGGTATTAATTTGGGATTAAAAAATGTATACGTGCTGCTCAACTAGTCAACTGTTGGTGCGACGTTTTGGCGGGCAGGGCAAGCGAGCACATGCCATGCCATGATTGTGCGTACCTATTGAACGCCGCCGCGCAGCACAGGGACTCAGGGCACGCACTCACACACACACAGAACCAAGGGCATAAACTTACGGGATAACGTGGCTATCAATCGTGAATCTGGATGAGAAAGTCTCGGGACAACTGCTACAGGGTATCCAATCGTGTTGAGCCACGTAATGCCCGTAAGATAATTCCGTAAGATGATTCCGTAGGTGTAGCATTACTGTTCCTCGACCGACGTGGGAACTGTGGACGACTGTGATTCGCGTGACCTCACGCGCTTTGTCCCCGTCTCCCTGTCTCCTACCTTGGCCCGCGAATTTCCACTATAGTCCTCAGTCAGTCACGAGCTCCTCTTCTCCAGTTTGAACCCAACCCGCCGCCACCTCACTCATTGACGACGCCATGGCGACCACGGCGTCAGCGCCACCACCTCCCTATAAAAATGGCGGAGGAGACGGCACGCACATGTTACCCAACTGACGTGCACATTCTCCTTCTCACTCGTCACTCCACTGATCCACTGCGAGCAACTACTCCGGTCAGTCCGTCGGGAAATCTTGCGAGAAGGGAACAATGGCGAGCTCCCGAGGCCGGTGGGCGAGCCCCGAGCGGACCGTCGTGTGGACGGAGCCGCCGCCCAAGCCATCCTCCACCGCCAGGCGCGCCGGTGCGGCGGCGCTGCTGCCGACGAAGGTGGCCGTGGTGTACTACCTCGCGCGCAACGGCCAGCTCGACCACCCCCACTTCATGGAGGTCGCGCTCTCCTCGCCCCACGACGGACTCTGCCTCAGAGGTATGTACCTTCCGTTCTCCCCCAGCTCCGCTTTCTTCAGCTTCGCActcagaaagaaagaaagaactgACATTGTCAATGCAGATGTGCTGGACCGGCTGACGGTGCTCCGGGGCGCCGGCATGGCGGACGCCTACTCCTGGTCCTCCAAGAGGAGCTACAAGAACGGCTACGTCTGGCACGACCTCACCCCCGAcgaccccgtccaccccgccaacGGCAACGAGTACGTCATCAAGGGCTCCGAGCTGCTCCGTCTCCTGCCCGTGCTCGCGCCGCCGCGCCCGCGCGacggctccgcctcctcctcctcctccacctccagctGCGACCCGAGCAAGACCAGGCCGCCCGCGGCCAGCGGCAGGGCGGCCCGGCGCAAGAACTGGAGCTCCTTCGACCTGGGCGAGTACCGTGTCGCCGCGGTCTCCCGCGGCGCCGACGCGCTCGCGGCGGACGCGGCCACGCAGACGGACGAGCGCCGCGGGCCCCGGCGCGGCCGGACCGCGGCGGCGGCCGAgcaggaggcggcggcgaggacggagcTGGGCATCGACGAGatctcgccgccgccgtcgtccagCAGCCCCGACACGCTGGAGACGCTGATCCAGCACGACGCCCGCCTCGCCCTCGCGAGCGCGGCCCCGACGCAGCCCGCCGCGGGAGCGGAGGTGGGCGTGATCTCGGGCGGGCGGATGCGCGCGTCGACGGTGCTCATGCAGCTCATCTCCTGCGGCTCCATCCCGGCGCCCGCCAAGCGCGACGGCGGGCCGGCGCGGCGGCTCCCGCGCGGGCGGTCCGACCTGAGCAGCAGCACGGGCACGGGCACGGCCGCGGACGGGTTCTCCGGCAGCATGTCCGGCGTGGGCGTGAGCATGGAGCGGGAGTACTTCAGCGGGAGCCTCGTGGAGACCAAGAAGACTACGGCGAGGGACGACCGCGCCGGCGTCGGAGGCGAGCTGGGCGCGCTCAGGAGGTCGTCGTCGTACAATGCCGACAGGTAGCATTACTCTCCCGATACTTGCTATAGTGAGCTTGTTGACACAGAGATTATCTCATTGTGTAGCACATCATGCATGAGACACATCCATCGGGGACAATTCAGAAAAGTTGTGCTTTAGCCTCCACTGGAAAGTTACTTTCCAAGGATTCTGGCTGTGATGCTAGTACTCGGTCCCCAAATGGCCGGCTGTTTGCGGTAGACGATAGATCGATCTAGCAGCAGCTTTTTCGGAATGATCCCATTTCTTCCTTATCTCTGAATATGGTAACCATGTGCTGCGCCTGCGTGCTACCCTGTTTTCACGCTTTGCTCTCTGCTCCGCTCGACAATTCCTCTGCGATGCAGAGATATAGTTTAGCTACATGCCTAGCTGTCAGTGCACATCGCGTTGCTTGATCTGTCCATGCGTCTCCAAATCTGAGCGCTAGCTATATCTCGTCTTCTACCTTTGAAGATTCCTTGTTTCTTTCCGACTGATGATTCAATCGTCTGTACCTGCAGGGCAAGGGATACGATGAACACTAGCAGTTGCAACAAGTTTGAGCTGGCGGAGGAGGAAGTCGACGGA
Coding sequences within it:
- the LOC127346150 gene encoding protein SOSEKI 5, coding for MASSRGRWASPERTVVWTEPPPKPSSTARRAGAAALLPTKVAVVYYLARNGQLDHPHFMEVALSSPHDGLCLRDVLDRLTVLRGAGMADAYSWSSKRSYKNGYVWHDLTPDDPVHPANGNEYVIKGSELLRLLPVLAPPRPRDGSASSSSSTSSCDPSKTRPPAASGRAARRKNWSSFDLGEYRVAAVSRGADALAADAATQTDERRGPRRGRTAAAAEQEAAARTELGIDEISPPPSSSSPDTLETLIQHDARLALASAAPTQPAAGAEVGVISGGRMRASTVLMQLISCGSIPAPAKRDGGPARRLPRGRSDLSSSTGTGTAADGFSGSMSGVGVSMEREYFSGSLVETKKTTARDDRAGVGGELGALRRSSSYNADRARDTMNTSSCNKFELAEEEVDGVRARCIPAGRKPGSTNRLPASGRRSSQPEPAALTEEN